One window of the Rufibacter radiotolerans genome contains the following:
- a CDS encoding ABC transporter ATP-binding protein has protein sequence MIKIENLCKSYGKLPVLRNVSIDFALGRVISIIGPNGSGKTTLSKCLLGMVLPDSGDIKLSGKSILNKHAYRSQIGYMPQIGRYPENMKIRQVVSMIRDIRKDVKEIDEELIGLYGLEAMYDKSMGSLSGGTKQKVSAALAFMFNPQILILDEPTAGLDPISAEILKCKILKEKKKGKLILITSHIMSEVEEVADEVMCLMDGQLKFHETIATLKAQAKEERLSRAIAKIMNEED, from the coding sequence ATGATTAAGATAGAAAACTTATGCAAGTCTTACGGCAAGTTGCCGGTGCTCCGCAACGTGAGCATTGACTTTGCCCTGGGCCGGGTTATTTCCATCATCGGGCCTAATGGGTCAGGGAAGACCACGTTGAGCAAATGCCTGCTGGGCATGGTGCTGCCAGACAGCGGTGATATTAAACTCTCTGGCAAGAGCATCCTTAACAAGCACGCTTACCGCAGCCAGATTGGCTATATGCCCCAGATTGGCCGCTACCCAGAGAACATGAAAATACGGCAGGTGGTGAGCATGATCCGGGACATCAGGAAAGACGTAAAGGAGATTGACGAGGAGTTGATTGGCCTTTACGGGCTGGAAGCCATGTATGACAAAAGCATGGGTTCTCTCTCAGGGGGCACCAAGCAGAAAGTGAGCGCGGCCCTGGCGTTCATGTTCAACCCCCAGATCCTGATCCTGGATGAACCTACCGCCGGCCTGGACCCCATCTCCGCGGAGATTCTCAAGTGCAAAATCCTGAAGGAAAAGAAAAAAGGGAAGCTGATTTTGATCACCTCGCACATTATGAGCGAGGTGGAGGAGGTAGCAGATGAGGTGATGTGCCTTATGGACGGACAGCTTAAATTCCATGAGACCATTGCCACCCTTAAGGCCCAGGCCAAGGAAGAACGCCTGAGCCGGGCCATTGCCAAAATCATGAACGAGGAGGACTAA
- a CDS encoding vitamin B12-dependent ribonucleotide reductase has protein sequence MKKSTQKPQGLAFSRLFTHPGQSPYDAFRYELRSSTIRNPAGDVVAELKDVEVPAQWSQIATDILAQKYLRRAGVPQPDGGTGAESSVKQVVHRMANCWRSWGSRYGYFKTEDDAQVFYDELVYMLLGQYAAPNSPQWFNTGLHESYGITGKAEGHFYVDPITEELKETTSAYERPQPHACFILSVHDDLAKKGGLMDLLVREARIFKYGSGVGTNFSSIRGKEEPLSGGGTSSGLMSFLRVGDRAAGAIKSGGTTRRAAKMVSLDLDHPEIEAFINWKKDEEKKVAALIAAGYSSDYEGEAYSTVSGQNSNNSVRVPNAFFEALKNNADWHLTARTNGQVMKSIPARKLWQEIAEAAWACADPGVQFDTTINEWHTCPAEGPIRGSNPCSEYMFLDDTACNLASLNLLRFFDLKKQEFDVKAFAHASRLWTVVLEISVLMAQFPSEVVAQRSYEYRTIGLGYANLGALLMIQGLPYDSEAARAVAAGITSLMTGTAYQTSAEMAATLGAFAKYQPNRESMLRVIRNHRYASFNQQDQYEGLSITPLGLDQNLCPPTLLKAAQNAWDVALRQGEMHGYRNAQATVIAPTGTIGLLMDCDTTGVEPDYALVKYKKLAGGGYFKIINQSIPEALRKLGYSAEQVEAIVNYAKGHGTLEGAPHLSREVLLAKGFLPQDLEKLESALATAYDLTSLFNAYTLGEDCLQRLGFTPAQYTAPDFNLLQRLGFSLQQINEANDFVCGTMTVEGAPYLREEHYPVFDCANRCGHKGTRFIKAEGHIHMMAAVQPFISGAISKTINLPNEATVDEVAHCYQLSWELGLKACSLYRDGSKLSQPLTAKSSATQEEEAPKEEVTSPTETILNPEQVLKAAKAILSESGHQAFRQHLTAMVERQKLPDRRKGFTQKAKIDGHTVYIRTGEYADGSLGEIFIDMYKEGASFRSILNCFAIAVSLGLQYGVPLEEFVNRFTFTRFEPAGRVEHPNIKSATSVFDYLFRLLGYEYLNRVDLVHVPEQEKEVQAVVPTQASAPVAKAQEMASTSNGNTHQVFTQTRTVLMEQTQQVLASMMGDAPICNVCGHITIRSGTCYKCLNCGNSLGCS, from the coding sequence ATGAAAAAGAGTACCCAGAAGCCCCAGGGGCTGGCCTTCTCCCGCCTCTTTACCCACCCCGGCCAATCGCCTTATGACGCGTTCCGCTATGAACTGCGCTCCTCTACCATTAGAAACCCCGCCGGCGATGTGGTGGCCGAACTGAAAGACGTGGAAGTGCCAGCCCAATGGTCCCAGATTGCCACGGATATCCTGGCGCAGAAATACCTCCGCCGCGCGGGTGTGCCGCAGCCAGACGGCGGCACCGGGGCCGAGTCCTCTGTGAAGCAAGTGGTGCACCGCATGGCTAACTGCTGGCGCAGCTGGGGCAGCCGGTATGGTTACTTCAAAACCGAGGATGACGCCCAGGTATTCTATGACGAACTGGTGTACATGCTGCTGGGCCAATACGCCGCCCCTAACTCGCCGCAGTGGTTCAACACGGGCCTGCATGAATCTTACGGCATCACCGGCAAAGCCGAGGGCCATTTTTACGTGGACCCCATCACGGAGGAACTAAAGGAAACTACCTCGGCGTATGAGCGGCCCCAGCCTCACGCCTGCTTTATCCTGTCGGTGCATGATGATCTGGCCAAGAAAGGCGGGCTCATGGATTTGCTGGTGCGGGAAGCGCGCATCTTTAAGTACGGCTCCGGCGTGGGCACCAACTTCTCCAGCATCAGGGGCAAAGAAGAACCTCTCTCCGGTGGCGGCACCTCCTCGGGCCTCATGTCGTTCCTGCGCGTAGGCGACCGCGCGGCCGGAGCTATCAAATCTGGAGGTACCACCCGCCGGGCGGCCAAAATGGTGAGCCTGGACCTGGACCACCCCGAGATTGAGGCCTTCATCAACTGGAAGAAAGACGAGGAGAAAAAAGTGGCGGCGCTTATTGCAGCCGGCTACTCGTCAGACTACGAGGGCGAAGCCTACAGCACGGTTTCCGGTCAGAACTCCAACAACTCGGTGCGGGTGCCCAATGCTTTCTTTGAGGCCCTGAAAAACAATGCCGACTGGCACCTCACCGCCCGCACCAACGGGCAAGTGATGAAAAGCATTCCGGCCCGGAAGCTCTGGCAGGAAATAGCGGAGGCCGCCTGGGCCTGCGCCGACCCTGGCGTACAGTTTGACACCACCATCAATGAGTGGCACACCTGCCCTGCCGAGGGCCCGATCAGGGGCTCTAACCCCTGCTCTGAGTACATGTTTCTGGATGATACCGCCTGTAACCTGGCCTCACTCAATCTGCTGCGCTTCTTTGATCTGAAGAAGCAGGAATTTGACGTAAAAGCCTTCGCGCACGCCAGCCGCCTCTGGACCGTGGTATTGGAGATATCAGTGCTTATGGCGCAGTTCCCTTCTGAGGTGGTGGCGCAGCGCTCCTATGAGTACCGCACCATTGGACTGGGCTACGCCAATCTGGGCGCCCTGCTTATGATCCAGGGGTTACCATATGACAGTGAAGCCGCCCGGGCCGTAGCAGCAGGAATCACGTCCCTCATGACCGGCACCGCCTACCAGACCTCCGCGGAGATGGCGGCTACCCTGGGCGCATTTGCCAAATATCAACCCAACCGGGAATCCATGCTGCGCGTGATCCGGAACCACCGTTACGCCAGCTTTAACCAGCAAGACCAGTACGAAGGCCTCAGCATCACGCCCCTGGGACTGGACCAGAACCTGTGCCCCCCTACCCTTCTAAAAGCAGCCCAAAACGCCTGGGACGTAGCCCTGCGCCAAGGCGAGATGCATGGTTACCGCAATGCCCAGGCCACCGTTATTGCCCCTACCGGCACCATTGGCCTGCTCATGGACTGTGACACCACCGGTGTGGAGCCCGACTATGCCCTGGTCAAATACAAGAAACTGGCCGGCGGCGGCTACTTCAAGATCATCAACCAGTCCATCCCCGAGGCGCTACGGAAACTTGGTTACTCAGCGGAACAGGTAGAAGCCATTGTCAACTACGCCAAAGGCCACGGTACTTTAGAGGGCGCCCCGCACCTCTCAAGGGAAGTGTTGCTGGCCAAAGGCTTCCTGCCCCAGGACTTGGAAAAACTGGAATCGGCGCTGGCCACGGCTTATGACCTCACTTCTTTGTTCAATGCCTATACCCTGGGCGAGGACTGCCTTCAACGATTAGGCTTTACCCCGGCCCAATACACGGCGCCTGACTTTAACCTGCTCCAGCGCCTGGGCTTTAGCCTGCAGCAGATCAATGAGGCCAATGACTTTGTGTGCGGCACCATGACCGTAGAGGGCGCCCCTTACCTGCGCGAAGAGCATTACCCGGTGTTTGACTGCGCTAACCGCTGCGGCCACAAAGGCACCCGGTTCATCAAGGCCGAGGGGCACATTCACATGATGGCGGCCGTACAGCCCTTTATCTCCGGGGCTATCTCCAAGACCATTAATTTACCGAATGAGGCCACCGTGGACGAAGTGGCGCACTGCTACCAGCTTTCCTGGGAACTGGGCCTGAAAGCCTGCTCCCTGTACCGCGATGGCAGCAAACTTTCCCAGCCGCTCACCGCCAAAAGTTCCGCTACCCAGGAAGAAGAAGCCCCTAAGGAAGAAGTGACCAGCCCCACAGAAACCATTCTTAACCCCGAACAGGTACTGAAGGCCGCCAAAGCCATACTCTCCGAATCGGGCCACCAGGCGTTCAGGCAGCACCTCACCGCCATGGTAGAGCGCCAAAAATTGCCTGACCGGCGCAAAGGGTTCACCCAGAAAGCCAAGATTGACGGCCACACGGTCTACATCAGAACCGGGGAGTATGCCGATGGGTCTTTGGGCGAGATCTTTATTGACATGTACAAGGAAGGCGCCTCGTTCCGGTCCATTTTGAACTGCTTCGCCATTGCCGTTTCATTGGGCTTGCAGTACGGGGTGCCGCTGGAGGAATTTGTGAACCGCTTTACCTTTACCCGCTTTGAGCCGGCCGGCCGCGTAGAGCACCCCAACATAAAATCTGCCACCTCGGTGTTTGATTACCTGTTCAGGTTGCTGGGCTATGAGTATTTGAACCGGGTAGACCTGGTGCACGTGCCGGAACAGGAAAAAGAAGTGCAGGCGGTGGTACCCACCCAAGCGTCTGCCCCGGTAGCCAAAGCGCAGGAGATGGCTTCTACTTCCAACGGGAACACCCACCAGGTCTTCACCCAAACCCGAACCGTTTTAATGGAGCAAACCCAACAGGTACTGGCCAGCATGATGGGCGATGCCCCTATCTGCAACGTCTGCGGTCACATTACCATCCGGTCCGGTACCTGCTACAAGTGCCTGAATTGCGGCAATAGTCTGGGTTGCAGTTAA
- a CDS encoding thioredoxin family protein, with the protein MKTLAISEIELVNPLTYVAYRALVEEVVEQKTTTGDEPTPERIDFTKLNLQRMKRVEKQFALTPELGKLLQTHQPDWKWLVLVEAWCGDGAQLVPAMAGIAEEIPSIELTILLRDQNPALMDTCLSNGARAICLDAATGEHLFTWGARPTAIQEQLLGYKAENPDATHEQLMTQVHTWYAKDRSRAFQQDLLALVQQAVATAQLNPEAAV; encoded by the coding sequence ATGAAAACATTGGCCATATCTGAAATTGAGTTAGTGAATCCGTTGACCTATGTGGCCTACCGGGCCCTGGTGGAGGAAGTAGTGGAACAGAAAACCACCACCGGAGACGAGCCCACCCCAGAACGCATTGACTTCACCAAACTGAACCTGCAGCGCATGAAGCGGGTAGAAAAGCAGTTTGCGCTTACCCCAGAACTTGGCAAGCTCCTGCAAACCCACCAACCCGACTGGAAATGGCTGGTGTTGGTAGAAGCCTGGTGTGGCGATGGCGCCCAACTGGTTCCGGCCATGGCGGGCATCGCCGAAGAAATCCCGTCTATAGAATTGACTATCCTGCTCCGCGACCAGAATCCTGCCCTCATGGATACCTGCCTGAGCAACGGGGCCCGTGCCATTTGTCTGGATGCTGCCACGGGCGAGCATCTGTTTACCTGGGGTGCCCGGCCAACCGCCATTCAGGAACAACTGCTGGGCTACAAAGCCGAAAACCCCGATGCCACACACGAGCAACTTATGACCCAGGTGCATACCTGGTACGCCAAAGACCGCAGCCGCGCTTTCCAGCAAGATCTGCTGGCGCTGGTACAGCAAGCCGTGGCCACAGCCCAACTTAACCCAGAGGCAGCGGTATAA
- a CDS encoding ABC transporter permease subunit, with protein sequence MTKIIKYVFYDIVRNKIVLAYTLFLLLLSIGLFNLGGSPDKGILSLLNLILLTVPLISIVFATTHFYNSYEFIELLVAQPINRKKIFMSEYLGVACSLSGAFLLGVGVPVLLFGASVTGLYLVLTGVLITFIFVGLAFLASVLTRDKAKGIGISLLLWFYFALIYDGIVLFILYSFSDYPLENATLGLTALNPIDLGRIIVLLNLDVSALMGYTGALYKSILGGLWGITLSFGLLVVWILVPVLSSNRIFSRKDI encoded by the coding sequence ATGACCAAGATCATCAAATACGTTTTCTATGACATTGTCCGGAACAAAATTGTACTGGCTTACACGCTGTTCCTGTTATTGCTCTCCATAGGCCTGTTCAACCTGGGCGGCAGCCCCGATAAAGGAATCCTTAGCCTGTTGAACCTGATCCTGCTCACCGTGCCTTTGATCAGTATTGTCTTTGCCACCACGCACTTTTACAACTCCTATGAGTTCATTGAGCTGCTGGTAGCGCAACCCATTAACCGCAAGAAAATCTTCATGAGCGAATACCTGGGCGTGGCCTGTTCGCTGTCGGGGGCGTTTCTTTTGGGGGTAGGGGTGCCGGTGTTGTTGTTCGGGGCCAGCGTGACGGGCCTTTACCTGGTCCTCACGGGCGTGCTCATCACCTTCATCTTTGTAGGGCTGGCATTTCTGGCCTCGGTGCTCACCCGTGACAAGGCAAAGGGCATAGGCATTTCACTGCTGCTCTGGTTTTACTTCGCGCTTATCTATGACGGCATTGTGTTGTTCATCCTGTATTCCTTCAGTGATTATCCCCTGGAAAATGCCACGCTGGGCCTCACCGCCCTTAACCCTATTGACCTAGGCCGCATTATTGTGCTGCTCAACCTGGACGTGTCTGCCCTCATGGGGTACACAGGCGCACTGTACAAGAGTATACTGGGCGGGCTCTGGGGTATCACGCTGTCCTTCGGACTGCTGGTGGTCTGGATTCTGGTGCCTGTTTTGAGCTCCAACAGAATCTTTTCCAGAAAGGACATTTAA
- the ric gene encoding iron-sulfur cluster repair di-iron protein yields the protein MSTTETIETLDVTTLEPRMKHPTIFEWFDALRGGEAFIIHNDHDPKPLYYQLLGERGNIFKWEYLEQGPEVWEVKISKLTPTEEESIGELVAKDFRKAQVFKKYGIDFCCGGKKSVAQVCEEKGINPAVVERELEALPDTKAGAETDFQSWDLSFLADYIVNVHHKYVREAIPALYEYTTKIARVHGANHPELIEVAKHFTNVANELESHMPKEERVLFPFIKQLNEAKQKGEKLDKPAFGSIQSPINMMEMEHEAAGGELEAIREKTNNFALPADACATYQVAFAKLQEFEEDLHRHIHLENNILFPKALELEKEVLK from the coding sequence ATGTCAACTACAGAAACCATTGAGACCCTAGACGTTACCACCCTGGAACCACGCATGAAACACCCTACCATCTTTGAATGGTTTGACGCGTTACGCGGCGGCGAGGCTTTTATCATACACAACGACCATGACCCTAAACCGCTGTACTACCAGTTACTGGGGGAGCGCGGCAATATCTTTAAATGGGAGTACCTGGAGCAGGGTCCCGAAGTATGGGAAGTGAAGATCTCTAAACTGACGCCAACGGAAGAGGAAAGCATTGGCGAACTGGTGGCCAAGGATTTCAGAAAAGCCCAGGTGTTCAAGAAATACGGCATTGACTTCTGCTGCGGCGGCAAAAAATCTGTGGCCCAGGTATGCGAGGAAAAAGGCATTAACCCAGCCGTGGTAGAACGCGAACTGGAAGCCTTACCAGATACCAAAGCCGGTGCCGAGACCGATTTTCAGAGCTGGGACCTTTCCTTCTTAGCCGACTACATTGTGAACGTCCACCACAAATACGTGCGGGAAGCCATTCCGGCCCTGTATGAGTACACTACCAAGATTGCCCGCGTGCACGGCGCCAACCACCCAGAACTGATTGAGGTGGCCAAGCACTTCACCAACGTGGCCAATGAACTGGAGTCCCATATGCCCAAAGAAGAGCGCGTGCTGTTCCCGTTCATCAAGCAACTGAATGAGGCCAAGCAGAAAGGAGAGAAACTGGACAAGCCCGCCTTTGGCAGTATCCAGAGCCCTATCAATATGATGGAGATGGAGCACGAGGCCGCCGGTGGCGAGCTGGAAGCCATCAGAGAAAAAACCAACAACTTCGCCCTGCCCGCCGATGCCTGCGCCACCTACCAGGTAGCCTTTGCCAAGCTGCAGGAGTTTGAGGAAGATTTGCACCGCCACATCCACCTGGAGAACAACATCCTGTTCCCTAAAGCGCTGGAATTAGAGAAAGAAGTATTGAAGTAG
- a CDS encoding metal-sulfur cluster assembly factor has product METPAPDRTQEVYDVLKYIIDPEIGVNIVDLGLVYDVTITDQEIHVEMTLTTPGCPMSNTITMATEQILLRKFPHRQVTVELVWTPAWTPERISAEGLEQL; this is encoded by the coding sequence ATGGAAACGCCCGCGCCTGACCGTACCCAGGAAGTCTATGACGTCCTGAAGTACATCATCGACCCTGAGATTGGGGTGAACATTGTGGACCTGGGCCTGGTATATGACGTGACAATCACAGACCAGGAGATTCACGTGGAAATGACCCTGACCACGCCCGGCTGCCCCATGAGCAACACCATTACCATGGCCACGGAACAGATTCTGTTGAGGAAGTTCCCGCACCGGCAGGTCACCGTTGAACTGGTCTGGACCCCGGCCTGGACCCCAGAGCGGATAAGTGCCGAAGGATTGGAACAGCTATGA
- a CDS encoding cbb3-type cytochrome c oxidase subunit I, which yields MATASISNSPSKWVVLPHYAFAAGAFLVLSILLLFSTNAFGGHYFHPKLLTLTHVAVLGWATMVIFGALYQLLPVVLDCKLYSEKLAFYTFGLLGVGTILLAYSFWNFSLGLVLHVAACCLLAAFVLFNINVIQTARKAPKWTIEADFIVTSAIWLLLTGFVGLLMAINFTNPFLPQDHVRYLQLHAHMGMAGWFLLLIIGVGSKLIPMFLLAHPEDTRKLNWSYNLINGGLVFFIFDHLFFRSPLTPLYAALVVGGLVLFLLFLHDAKVLGHRKDMDLGMKQTFLALALLIVPIVLVFLVSTDLGLPQQVLSSLYLVYGLSIFLGFISALILGQTFKTLPFIVWMHVYEDHVGRYKTPLPKDLFNTHLLRWQNISYLLGFLLLVVGVLWRVEAVILAGSIAFCLAAILYTINVFHLLVHKAQHLTPFVYGNARA from the coding sequence ATGGCCACTGCAAGCATTTCCAATTCCCCCAGTAAATGGGTAGTGCTGCCGCATTACGCGTTCGCGGCGGGCGCCTTTCTGGTGCTCAGCATTTTGCTGCTGTTCTCCACCAATGCCTTTGGCGGCCATTACTTTCACCCTAAATTACTTACCCTTACCCACGTGGCGGTGCTGGGTTGGGCTACCATGGTTATTTTCGGGGCCTTGTACCAATTGCTGCCGGTGGTGCTGGACTGCAAACTGTACAGTGAGAAGCTGGCGTTCTATACCTTCGGGCTGCTGGGCGTAGGTACCATATTGCTGGCCTATTCCTTCTGGAATTTCTCTTTGGGGCTGGTCCTGCACGTGGCAGCCTGCTGCCTGCTGGCGGCTTTTGTGCTGTTCAATATCAACGTGATCCAGACCGCCCGGAAAGCGCCCAAATGGACCATTGAGGCAGATTTTATTGTCACCTCGGCTATCTGGCTGCTGTTGACCGGTTTTGTGGGGCTTTTAATGGCCATCAACTTTACCAATCCTTTCCTGCCCCAGGACCATGTACGCTACCTGCAGTTGCACGCCCACATGGGCATGGCCGGCTGGTTTTTGCTTCTGATCATTGGGGTAGGCAGCAAGCTGATTCCTATGTTCCTGCTGGCGCACCCCGAGGATACCCGCAAGCTCAACTGGTCTTATAACCTGATCAACGGCGGGCTGGTGTTCTTCATCTTTGACCACCTGTTCTTTCGGTCGCCGCTTACCCCGCTGTACGCCGCTTTGGTGGTAGGCGGGCTGGTGCTGTTTCTGTTGTTCCTGCATGACGCCAAAGTGCTGGGGCACCGCAAAGACATGGACCTGGGCATGAAACAAACCTTTTTGGCGCTGGCCCTGCTCATTGTGCCCATTGTGCTGGTCTTTCTGGTGAGCACCGACCTGGGGCTGCCGCAGCAAGTGCTGTCCTCCCTGTACCTGGTGTATGGGCTCTCTATCTTCCTGGGCTTTATCTCGGCGCTTATTCTGGGGCAGACCTTTAAAACTCTGCCTTTCATTGTCTGGATGCACGTGTATGAAGACCATGTGGGCCGGTACAAAACTCCGCTGCCCAAAGACCTGTTCAATACCCATTTGCTGCGCTGGCAGAACATTAGTTACCTTCTTGGGTTTCTACTGTTGGTGGTGGGGGTGCTGTGGCGGGTAGAGGCAGTGATTCTGGCCGGCAGCATTGCCTTTTGCCTGGCTGCTATTTTGTATACCATCAATGTGTTTCACTTGCTGGTCCATAAAGCCCAGCACTTAACCCCGTTCGTCTATGGAAACGCCCGCGCCTGA
- a CDS encoding hemerythrin domain-containing protein: protein MEKAIKPQKRDKSLVPLSREHHFGLLFCWKIKAGLKNKTDLLILQAYVKFFWENILKPHCQEEEWLVDRFLLPTDTLRERIEEEHRLLQWMIDLICDGKRHTSDQFQTLQKDLTAHIRWEERELFPYLQSVVAPEELELAGQLMAHHHKGQPVADDFTPAFWEE from the coding sequence ATGGAAAAGGCGATCAAACCCCAGAAAAGAGACAAGAGTTTAGTTCCGCTGTCACGGGAGCACCATTTTGGGCTGCTCTTCTGCTGGAAGATAAAGGCCGGCCTGAAAAACAAGACCGACCTGTTGATCTTGCAGGCCTATGTGAAATTTTTCTGGGAGAACATTCTCAAGCCCCACTGCCAGGAAGAAGAATGGTTGGTGGACCGCTTTTTACTTCCCACAGACACCCTGCGGGAACGCATAGAAGAAGAGCACCGGCTGCTGCAATGGATGATTGACCTCATCTGTGACGGCAAACGCCATACCTCAGATCAATTCCAGACCCTGCAGAAAGACCTTACGGCCCACATCAGGTGGGAGGAGCGGGAACTGTTCCCCTACCTGCAATCTGTGGTGGCCCCTGAGGAACTGGAACTGGCCGGCCAACTGATGGCCCACCACCATAAAGGACAACCCGTGGCAGATGATTTTACGCCTGCTTTCTGGGAAGAATAG
- a CDS encoding DUF2249 domain-containing protein, protein MEIAAATKISTLIKANPDAIEAIASINRHFEKLRNPLLRKILASRVTIADAARIGGCDVETFFEKLVPLGFTVKQQGAGVPVKPAPTPAVFHRFLEKLPQNALIQLDVREDIASGNDPFLEIMKGVDQINGQNALVIINTFEPTPLIQILKKRGYVSFTQEKAEDLVYCYFWKEGNPTAPAETIPATAPNSAEYEQLLQKYQDHLTHLDVRHLEMPQPMVSILDALERLAPEEALHVTHQRVPRFLLPKLQERHFEIVIKEVNPSEVHLLIYKET, encoded by the coding sequence ATGGAAATAGCTGCCGCCACCAAGATCTCAACGCTCATCAAGGCCAATCCAGACGCCATTGAGGCCATTGCCAGCATTAACCGGCATTTTGAGAAACTGCGCAACCCCCTGCTCCGGAAGATTCTGGCCAGCAGGGTCACCATAGCTGATGCCGCCCGCATTGGCGGCTGTGACGTAGAAACCTTCTTTGAAAAACTGGTGCCATTAGGCTTTACGGTGAAGCAGCAGGGTGCCGGGGTGCCCGTCAAACCCGCCCCGACCCCGGCTGTTTTCCACCGGTTTTTGGAAAAACTGCCCCAAAACGCTTTGATCCAACTGGACGTGCGCGAAGACATCGCCTCGGGCAATGACCCGTTCCTGGAGATCATGAAAGGGGTGGACCAGATCAACGGCCAGAACGCCCTGGTGATCATCAATACCTTTGAACCCACGCCCCTCATCCAGATCCTGAAGAAAAGAGGCTACGTCAGCTTTACCCAGGAGAAAGCCGAGGACCTGGTCTATTGCTACTTCTGGAAAGAAGGAAACCCTACTGCCCCGGCGGAGACTATTCCGGCTACGGCCCCCAACAGCGCGGAATACGAGCAGTTGCTGCAGAAATACCAGGATCACCTGACCCACCTGGACGTACGGCACCTGGAAATGCCCCAGCCCATGGTCTCCATTCTGGATGCCCTGGAGCGCCTGGCCCCGGAGGAGGCCCTGCACGTGACCCACCAGCGGGTGCCCCGGTTTTTGCTGCCTAAACTGCAGGAGCGCCATTTTGAGATTGTCATTAAGGAAGTGAACCCTTCTGAGGTGCATTTATTGATTTACAAAGAAACCTGA